A single region of the Nocardioides aurantiacus genome encodes:
- a CDS encoding alpha/beta hydrolase, with amino-acid sequence MPVDPQLAGLLSLIEGGTPMHQTDPVTARTAFRTLAVDFRKPEDVVPVASVSETEVAGGDGPRAARVYRPEGDGPWPVVALFHGGGFVIGDLDTHDNLARRICRDASAVVVSVDYRLAPEHPFPAGLEDALAATRDLQQRTEELGGDGRVAVAGDSAGGNFAAVVSQHVPGLAAQLLIYPATDGGGDYPSRTENGEGYFLDLPTMLWFMEHYAPQDPADPRFSPIHGPLEGLPPAVVVTAELDPLRDEGEAYAAALTAAGVGVDVQRYDGMIHGFVDMGPFSAAAEQATADTVARFAAVLGSTAG; translated from the coding sequence CGTCGACCCCCAGCTGGCCGGCCTGCTCTCGCTCATCGAGGGCGGCACGCCGATGCACCAGACCGACCCCGTGACCGCCCGCACCGCGTTCCGCACGCTGGCTGTGGACTTCCGCAAGCCCGAGGACGTCGTCCCCGTGGCGTCGGTCTCCGAGACCGAGGTCGCCGGCGGTGACGGACCCCGCGCCGCGCGGGTCTACCGCCCCGAGGGTGACGGGCCGTGGCCGGTCGTCGCGCTCTTCCACGGCGGCGGCTTCGTGATCGGCGACCTCGACACCCACGACAACCTGGCCCGCCGGATCTGCCGCGACGCGAGCGCCGTGGTGGTCTCGGTCGACTACCGCCTGGCCCCTGAGCACCCGTTCCCCGCCGGCCTCGAGGACGCCCTGGCCGCCACCCGCGACCTGCAGCAGCGCACCGAGGAGCTCGGTGGCGACGGCCGGGTCGCGGTCGCGGGCGACAGCGCCGGCGGCAACTTCGCCGCGGTGGTGAGCCAGCACGTCCCCGGCCTCGCCGCGCAGCTGCTGATCTACCCCGCCACCGACGGCGGCGGCGACTACCCCTCGCGCACCGAGAACGGCGAGGGCTACTTCCTCGACCTGCCCACGATGCTGTGGTTCATGGAGCACTACGCCCCGCAGGACCCGGCCGACCCGCGGTTCTCGCCGATCCACGGTCCGCTCGAGGGGCTCCCGCCCGCCGTCGTGGTCACCGCCGAGCTCGACCCGCTGCGCGACGAGGGCGAGGCGTACGCCGCCGCCCTCACCGCCGCGGGCGTGGGCGTCGACGTGCAGCGCTACGACGGCATGATCCACGGCTTCGTCGACATGGGTCCCTTCTCGGCGGCCGCCGAGCAGGCCACCGCCGACACGGTCGCGCGGTTCGCCGCGGTGCTGGGGTCGACGGCGGGCTGA
- a CDS encoding protealysin inhibitor emfourin: MGDLGRMRCHFIPAYLLDRLADGVDDDHVAGLVRRTREIDRSLRGRRVEGHPAMGGAVSTARSQDDDWEVYDAQNGTELPGTLTRTSGQPESGDAAVDEAAVGLTETLRLFADYGRDSYDGKGATVVATVHYEKDYDNAFWDGNQLVFGDGDGTVFERFTKPIDVLGHELAHAVTQFTANLVYQDQSGALNESMSDVFGACMKQRFLGQDAASADWLIGEGIFKPDVQGRALRSMVEPGTAYDDPRIGKDPQVGSMADYVDTQDDNGGVHLNSGIPNRAFVLAARAIGGESWEGAGRIWYAALTSGVPADSDFGTFAAATVAAAGEQASVVEEAWREVGVVPGQSTGTASTPTAPAETVAVRRTGGFGGLVREGTVDLASDDPRAPEVRQLVERIDFRAVTSPPPQPDRFVYDFRCGPDGCQVPETHLTHELRQLASIVLGE; this comes from the coding sequence ATGGGTGACCTTGGACGGATGCGCTGCCACTTCATCCCCGCCTACCTCCTCGACCGGCTCGCGGACGGGGTCGACGACGACCACGTCGCCGGCCTCGTGCGTCGTACCCGTGAGATCGACCGGTCCCTGCGCGGCCGCCGCGTCGAGGGCCACCCCGCGATGGGCGGAGCGGTCTCCACGGCACGGTCCCAGGACGACGACTGGGAGGTCTACGACGCCCAGAACGGCACCGAGCTGCCCGGCACCCTGACCCGCACCTCGGGCCAGCCGGAGTCCGGCGACGCGGCCGTGGACGAGGCGGCGGTCGGGCTGACCGAGACGCTGCGGCTGTTCGCCGACTACGGGCGCGACTCCTACGACGGCAAGGGCGCGACCGTGGTGGCGACCGTGCACTACGAGAAGGACTACGACAACGCGTTCTGGGACGGCAACCAGCTGGTCTTCGGCGACGGCGACGGGACGGTCTTCGAGCGGTTCACCAAGCCCATCGACGTGCTGGGCCACGAGCTGGCCCACGCCGTCACGCAGTTCACCGCCAACCTCGTCTACCAGGACCAGTCCGGCGCCCTCAACGAGTCGATGTCCGACGTCTTCGGCGCCTGCATGAAGCAGCGCTTCCTCGGCCAGGACGCCGCGTCGGCCGACTGGCTCATCGGCGAGGGCATCTTCAAGCCCGACGTGCAGGGCCGGGCGCTGCGGTCGATGGTCGAGCCCGGGACGGCGTACGACGACCCGCGCATCGGCAAGGACCCCCAGGTCGGCTCGATGGCCGACTACGTCGACACCCAGGACGACAACGGGGGCGTCCACCTCAACAGCGGCATCCCCAACCGCGCCTTCGTGCTGGCCGCGCGGGCGATCGGGGGCGAGTCCTGGGAGGGCGCCGGCAGGATCTGGTACGCCGCCCTCACCTCCGGCGTGCCCGCCGACTCCGACTTCGGCACCTTCGCCGCCGCCACGGTCGCGGCCGCCGGCGAGCAGGCGTCGGTCGTCGAGGAGGCCTGGCGCGAGGTGGGGGTGGTCCCGGGCCAGTCGACCGGCACGGCATCGACCCCGACCGCCCCGGCGGAGACGGTCGCCGTGCGGCGTACGGGAGGGTTCGGGGGGTTGGTGCGCGAGGGCACCGTCGACCTGGCCTCCGACGACCCCCGTGCGCCGGAGGTGCGCCAGCTCGTCGAGCGGATCGACTTCCGGGCCGTCACCAGCCCGCCCCCGCAGCCAGACCGCTTCGTCTACGACTTCCGCTGCGGCCCCGACGGCTGCCAGGTGCCCGAGACCCACCTGACCCACGAGCTGCGTCAGCTCGCCTCGATCGTCCTGGGGGAGTAG